The following coding sequences lie in one Asterias amurensis chromosome 18, ASM3211899v1 genomic window:
- the LOC139950780 gene encoding tripartite motif-containing protein 3-like — MSSVEFALSSHVASQLECVICMGKLVVPKLLICGHTFCLGCLDAILDDNEPRIVCPLCRDVTIVPSEGVDGLTTNFALQSLLESLNLNADEVDEPEDEENESTPKSGEVEDGELTMCELHKEKMKFYCSTCELLICRDCTVVDHPRPDHKCTNLDEAYTWRQQINQKELQLAKGLIKLTKKSRGVLLATVENLNQRCDQVINEIEVCRQEGMRMLNNKDALIKEYRCSLVEHTQDLLDLTQHAKGTTKIDVLDQSKSLVETLSSYRDKGHVMLDTPSKVQYPMFVGAEEEVQGWPRPSGPRKGNAKPKNKKKCSQEKTSEAETDSTKGPNLASGGGMKGGNVPQAMYPSLPLMYMQQTSVPGGVSGEPHRGGGGGGGGRGGRGGKSHRGGQGHRGGNQGQGGQGKKRGGGRGGRGGQATC, encoded by the coding sequence ATGTCGTCCGTAGAATTTGCTCTTTCTTCCCACGTTGCCAGTCAACTGGAATGTGTAATTTGTATGGGAAAGTTGGTTGTGCCTAAACTTCTCATATGTGGGCATACATTTTGTCTGGGATGTCTGGACGCAATCCTGGACGACAACGAACCTAGAATCGTCTGTCCCTTGTGTCGTGATGTGACCATTGTTCCATCAGAAGGAGTAGATGGGCTGACTACGAATTTTGCTCTGCAGAGCCTTCTGGAGTCACTCAACCTGAATGCCGATGAAGTGgatgaaccagaagacgaggaGAATGAGAGCACTCCGAAATCGGGCGAAGTAGAGGATGGTGAGTTGACAATGTGTGAGTTGCACAAGGAAAAAATGAAGTTTTACTGCTCCACTTGTGAGCTTCTGATATGCCGTGACTGCACTGTGGTCGACCACCCAAGACCAGACCACAAGTGTACCAATCTTGATGAGGCATACACTTGGAGGCAGCAGATCAATCAGAAGGAGTTACAGCTCGCCAAGGGGCTGATCAAGCTCACCAAGAAGTCGAGAGGGGTCCTTCTTGCCACAGTGGAGAATCTAAATCAACGCTGCGACCAGGTGATTAACGAGATAGAGGTGTGTCGCCAGGAGGGAATGAGGATGCTCAACAACAAAGATGCCCTTATCAAGGAGTATCGGTGCAGTCTTGTAGAGCACACTCAAGACCTACTTGACCTGACCCAACATGCTAAAGGTACCACCAAGATCGACGTTCTGGATCAATCCAAAAGTCTCGTGGAAACATTGTCATCTTATAGAGACAAAGGACATGTGATGCTCGACACCCCGAGCAAGGTGCAGTACCCTATGTTTGTCGGGGCTGAGGAGGAAGTTCAAGGCTGGCCAAGACCGAGTGGTCCCAGAAAAGGTAACGCTAAgccaaaaaataagaaaaaatgtagTCAAGAAAAAACAAGTGAAGCAGAAACTGACAGTACAAAAGGCCCAAATCTCGCTTCGGGAGGTGGTATGAAAGGCGGGAACGTACCCCAAGCCATGTACCCCTCTCTACCGCTGATGTATATGCAACAAACATCGGTGCCTGGTGGAGTATCTGGTGAGCCACATAgagggggaggaggaggaggaggaggaagaggaggaagaggaggaaAGAGTCACAGAGGAGGTCAAGGTCACAGAGGTGGGAATCAAGGTCAGGGAGGTCAAGGAAAAAAGAGAGGAGGAGGTAGAGGTGGTCGTGGGGGTCAAGCAACGTGTTAG